Proteins co-encoded in one Cinclus cinclus chromosome 9, bCinCin1.1, whole genome shotgun sequence genomic window:
- the WDSUB1 gene encoding WD repeat, SAM and U-box domain-containing protein 1 isoform X1, with protein MATLIHTLADHSDDVNYCAFSSSCLATCSLDKTIRVYSLSNFAELPYSPLEGHTYAVHCCCFSPSGRVLASCSTDGTAALWDPRDGRRLAVLPQPGASPVRVCRFSPEAAYLLAGAADGSVVLWNVQSLKLYRSGKVKGGSLMACAFSPNGNFFVTGSSSGDLTIWDDKMRCLYNEKAHDLGVTCCDISSHPVSDSENGFKYFQMASCGQDNQIKLWLILFADFLGVQLKYKCTLNGHSAPVLACAFSCDGQMIVSGSVDKCVIIYETSTGNALHTLSRHTRYVTTCAFAPHSPLLATGSMDKTVHIWQLDLSQPCAGDAVEKESKMAVENWSEDDVSDWLCTQDLADFVGLFKINNIDGKELLNLTKESLANELKIESLGLRSKVLQKIEELRMTTIPAAVPDEFLCPITRELMKDPVIATDGYSYEREAMENWISNRRSSPMTNLPLHSLMLTPNRTLKMAISRWLETQQK; from the exons atggcgACATTAATTCACACTTTAGCAGATCATAGTGATGATGTCAACTACTGCGCCTTCTCATCATCATGCTTGGCTACTTGTTCCTTGGACAAAACAATCCGCGTTTATTCTTTGAGCAACTTCGCGGAGCTGCCGTACTCGCCCTTGGAAGGTCACACGTACGCcgtgcactgctgctgcttctcgCCGTCGGGACGGGTGCTGGCCTCGTGCTCCACGGACGGCACGGCGGCGCTCTGGGACCCCCGCGATGGCCGCAGGCTGGCCGTGCTGCCGCAGCCCGGGGCCAGCCCCGTCAGGGTCTGCCGCTTCTCTCCCGAGGCCGCCTACCTGCTAGCAGGGGCAGCGGATGGCAGCGTGGTTCTCTGGAACGTGCAGTCCTTGAAGCTCTACCG ATCTGGGAAAGTTAAAGGTGGCTCTTTGATGGCTTGTGCGTTTTCTCCCAATGGAAATTTCTTTGTCACTGGATCATCAAGTGGTGATTTAACCATTTGGGATGATAAAATGAGATGCCTATATAATGAAAAAGCACATGATCTTGGTGTTACCTGCTGTGATATTTCTTCACATCCAGTATCTG aCAGTGAAAATGGATTCAAATACTTCCAGATGGCTTCCTGTGGACAAGATAATCAGATCAAACTCTGGCTTATTCTGTTTGCAGATTTCTTAG gtgttcagttaaaatataaatgcacaCTGAATGGGCATTCTGCCCCAGTTCTGGCTTGTGCATTTTCGTGTGATGGACAGATGATAGTTTCAGG GTCTGTGGACAAGTGCGTCATAATCTATGAAACT AGTACTGGCAATGCCCTTCATACTTTGTCTCGACATACGAG aTATGTTACAACCTGTGCTTTTGCACCACATAGTCCCTTACTTGCCACAGGCTCAATGGATAAAACTGTGCACATATGGCAGCTTGACCTTAGTCAACCCTGTGCAG GAGATGCTGTAGAAAAGGAATCAAAGATGGCTGTTGAGAACTGGTCAGAGGATGATGTTTCAGACTGGCTCTGTACACAGGATTTAGCAGACTTCGTTGgacttttcaaaattaataatattgATGGCAAGGAGCTACTGAATCTTACTAAGGAAAGTCTTGctaatgaattaaaaattg agtCTCTAGGCCTGCGCAGTAAAGTTCTCCAGAAAATTGAAGAACTGAGGATGACAACGATCCCGGCTGCTGTTCCCGATGAGTTCCTATGTCCTATAACAAGGGAGCTTATGAAAGATCCTGTTATTGCCACAG ATGGCTATTCCTATGAAAGAGAAGCAATGGAAAACTGGATCAGCAATAGACGATCTAGTCCCATGACTAATCTTCCTCTCCATTCTCTTATGCTCACACCAAACAGGACACTAAAAATGGCCATTAGTCGCTGGCTAGAGACTCAGCAGAAATAG
- the WDSUB1 gene encoding WD repeat, SAM and U-box domain-containing protein 1 isoform X4, whose product MATLIHTLADHSDDVNYCAFSSSCLATCSLDKTIRVYSLSNFAELPYSPLEGHTYAVHCCCFSPSGRVLASCSTDGTAALWDPRDGRRLAVLPQPGASPVRVCRFSPEAAYLLAGAADGSVVLWNVQSLKLYRSGKVKGGSLMACAFSPNGNFFVTGSSSGDLTIWDDKMRCLYNEKAHDLGVTCCDISSHPVSGDAVEKESKMAVENWSEDDVSDWLCTQDLADFVGLFKINNIDGKELLNLTKESLANELKIESLGLRSKVLQKIEELRMTTIPAAVPDEFLCPITRELMKDPVIATDGYSYEREAMENWISNRRSSPMTNLPLHSLMLTPNRTLKMAISRWLETQQK is encoded by the exons atggcgACATTAATTCACACTTTAGCAGATCATAGTGATGATGTCAACTACTGCGCCTTCTCATCATCATGCTTGGCTACTTGTTCCTTGGACAAAACAATCCGCGTTTATTCTTTGAGCAACTTCGCGGAGCTGCCGTACTCGCCCTTGGAAGGTCACACGTACGCcgtgcactgctgctgcttctcgCCGTCGGGACGGGTGCTGGCCTCGTGCTCCACGGACGGCACGGCGGCGCTCTGGGACCCCCGCGATGGCCGCAGGCTGGCCGTGCTGCCGCAGCCCGGGGCCAGCCCCGTCAGGGTCTGCCGCTTCTCTCCCGAGGCCGCCTACCTGCTAGCAGGGGCAGCGGATGGCAGCGTGGTTCTCTGGAACGTGCAGTCCTTGAAGCTCTACCG ATCTGGGAAAGTTAAAGGTGGCTCTTTGATGGCTTGTGCGTTTTCTCCCAATGGAAATTTCTTTGTCACTGGATCATCAAGTGGTGATTTAACCATTTGGGATGATAAAATGAGATGCCTATATAATGAAAAAGCACATGATCTTGGTGTTACCTGCTGTGATATTTCTTCACATCCAGTATCTG GAGATGCTGTAGAAAAGGAATCAAAGATGGCTGTTGAGAACTGGTCAGAGGATGATGTTTCAGACTGGCTCTGTACACAGGATTTAGCAGACTTCGTTGgacttttcaaaattaataatattgATGGCAAGGAGCTACTGAATCTTACTAAGGAAAGTCTTGctaatgaattaaaaattg agtCTCTAGGCCTGCGCAGTAAAGTTCTCCAGAAAATTGAAGAACTGAGGATGACAACGATCCCGGCTGCTGTTCCCGATGAGTTCCTATGTCCTATAACAAGGGAGCTTATGAAAGATCCTGTTATTGCCACAG ATGGCTATTCCTATGAAAGAGAAGCAATGGAAAACTGGATCAGCAATAGACGATCTAGTCCCATGACTAATCTTCCTCTCCATTCTCTTATGCTCACACCAAACAGGACACTAAAAATGGCCATTAGTCGCTGGCTAGAGACTCAGCAGAAATAG
- the WDSUB1 gene encoding WD repeat, SAM and U-box domain-containing protein 1 isoform X3, with protein MATLIHTLADHSDDVNYCAFSSSCLATCSLDKTIRVYSLSNFAELPYSPLEGHTYAVHCCCFSPSGRVLASCSTDGTAALWDPRDGRRLAVLPQPGASPVRVCRFSPEAAYLLAGAADGSVVLWNVQSLKLYRSGKVKGGSLMACAFSPNGNFFVTGSSSGDLTIWDDKMRCLYNEKAHDLGVTCCDISSHPVSDSENGFKYFQMASCGQDNQIKLWLILFADFLGDAVEKESKMAVENWSEDDVSDWLCTQDLADFVGLFKINNIDGKELLNLTKESLANELKIESLGLRSKVLQKIEELRMTTIPAAVPDEFLCPITRELMKDPVIATDGYSYEREAMENWISNRRSSPMTNLPLHSLMLTPNRTLKMAISRWLETQQK; from the exons atggcgACATTAATTCACACTTTAGCAGATCATAGTGATGATGTCAACTACTGCGCCTTCTCATCATCATGCTTGGCTACTTGTTCCTTGGACAAAACAATCCGCGTTTATTCTTTGAGCAACTTCGCGGAGCTGCCGTACTCGCCCTTGGAAGGTCACACGTACGCcgtgcactgctgctgcttctcgCCGTCGGGACGGGTGCTGGCCTCGTGCTCCACGGACGGCACGGCGGCGCTCTGGGACCCCCGCGATGGCCGCAGGCTGGCCGTGCTGCCGCAGCCCGGGGCCAGCCCCGTCAGGGTCTGCCGCTTCTCTCCCGAGGCCGCCTACCTGCTAGCAGGGGCAGCGGATGGCAGCGTGGTTCTCTGGAACGTGCAGTCCTTGAAGCTCTACCG ATCTGGGAAAGTTAAAGGTGGCTCTTTGATGGCTTGTGCGTTTTCTCCCAATGGAAATTTCTTTGTCACTGGATCATCAAGTGGTGATTTAACCATTTGGGATGATAAAATGAGATGCCTATATAATGAAAAAGCACATGATCTTGGTGTTACCTGCTGTGATATTTCTTCACATCCAGTATCTG aCAGTGAAAATGGATTCAAATACTTCCAGATGGCTTCCTGTGGACAAGATAATCAGATCAAACTCTGGCTTATTCTGTTTGCAGATTTCTTAG GAGATGCTGTAGAAAAGGAATCAAAGATGGCTGTTGAGAACTGGTCAGAGGATGATGTTTCAGACTGGCTCTGTACACAGGATTTAGCAGACTTCGTTGgacttttcaaaattaataatattgATGGCAAGGAGCTACTGAATCTTACTAAGGAAAGTCTTGctaatgaattaaaaattg agtCTCTAGGCCTGCGCAGTAAAGTTCTCCAGAAAATTGAAGAACTGAGGATGACAACGATCCCGGCTGCTGTTCCCGATGAGTTCCTATGTCCTATAACAAGGGAGCTTATGAAAGATCCTGTTATTGCCACAG ATGGCTATTCCTATGAAAGAGAAGCAATGGAAAACTGGATCAGCAATAGACGATCTAGTCCCATGACTAATCTTCCTCTCCATTCTCTTATGCTCACACCAAACAGGACACTAAAAATGGCCATTAGTCGCTGGCTAGAGACTCAGCAGAAATAG
- the WDSUB1 gene encoding WD repeat, SAM and U-box domain-containing protein 1 isoform X2 has translation MATLIHTLADHSDDVNYCAFSSSCLATCSLDKTIRVYSLSNFAELPYSPLEGHTYAVHCCCFSPSGRVLASCSTDGTAALWDPRDGRRLAVLPQPGASPVRVCRFSPEAAYLLAGAADGSVVLWNVQSLKLYRSGKVKGGSLMACAFSPNGNFFVTGSSSGDLTIWDDKMRCLYNEKAHDLGVTCCDISSHPVSDSENGFKYFQMASCGQDNQIKLWLILFADFLGVQLKYKCTLNGHSAPVLACAFSCDGQMIVSGSVDKCVIIYETSTGNALHTLSRHTRYVTTCAFAPHSPLLATGSMDKTVHIWQLDLSQPCAGDAVEKESKMAVENWSEDDVSDWLCTQDLADFVGLFKINNIDGKELLNLTKESLANELKIDGYSYEREAMENWISNRRSSPMTNLPLHSLMLTPNRTLKMAISRWLETQQK, from the exons atggcgACATTAATTCACACTTTAGCAGATCATAGTGATGATGTCAACTACTGCGCCTTCTCATCATCATGCTTGGCTACTTGTTCCTTGGACAAAACAATCCGCGTTTATTCTTTGAGCAACTTCGCGGAGCTGCCGTACTCGCCCTTGGAAGGTCACACGTACGCcgtgcactgctgctgcttctcgCCGTCGGGACGGGTGCTGGCCTCGTGCTCCACGGACGGCACGGCGGCGCTCTGGGACCCCCGCGATGGCCGCAGGCTGGCCGTGCTGCCGCAGCCCGGGGCCAGCCCCGTCAGGGTCTGCCGCTTCTCTCCCGAGGCCGCCTACCTGCTAGCAGGGGCAGCGGATGGCAGCGTGGTTCTCTGGAACGTGCAGTCCTTGAAGCTCTACCG ATCTGGGAAAGTTAAAGGTGGCTCTTTGATGGCTTGTGCGTTTTCTCCCAATGGAAATTTCTTTGTCACTGGATCATCAAGTGGTGATTTAACCATTTGGGATGATAAAATGAGATGCCTATATAATGAAAAAGCACATGATCTTGGTGTTACCTGCTGTGATATTTCTTCACATCCAGTATCTG aCAGTGAAAATGGATTCAAATACTTCCAGATGGCTTCCTGTGGACAAGATAATCAGATCAAACTCTGGCTTATTCTGTTTGCAGATTTCTTAG gtgttcagttaaaatataaatgcacaCTGAATGGGCATTCTGCCCCAGTTCTGGCTTGTGCATTTTCGTGTGATGGACAGATGATAGTTTCAGG GTCTGTGGACAAGTGCGTCATAATCTATGAAACT AGTACTGGCAATGCCCTTCATACTTTGTCTCGACATACGAG aTATGTTACAACCTGTGCTTTTGCACCACATAGTCCCTTACTTGCCACAGGCTCAATGGATAAAACTGTGCACATATGGCAGCTTGACCTTAGTCAACCCTGTGCAG GAGATGCTGTAGAAAAGGAATCAAAGATGGCTGTTGAGAACTGGTCAGAGGATGATGTTTCAGACTGGCTCTGTACACAGGATTTAGCAGACTTCGTTGgacttttcaaaattaataatattgATGGCAAGGAGCTACTGAATCTTACTAAGGAAAGTCTTGctaatgaattaaaaattg ATGGCTATTCCTATGAAAGAGAAGCAATGGAAAACTGGATCAGCAATAGACGATCTAGTCCCATGACTAATCTTCCTCTCCATTCTCTTATGCTCACACCAAACAGGACACTAAAAATGGCCATTAGTCGCTGGCTAGAGACTCAGCAGAAATAG